A single Pseudanabaenaceae cyanobacterium SKYG29 DNA region contains:
- the dnaK gene encoding molecular chaperone DnaK: MAKVVGIDLGTTNSVVAVMEGGKPTVIANAEGFRTTPSVVAYTKTGDRLVGQIAKRQAVINPDNTFYSVKRFIGRRYDEVTNEAKQVPYKVVRVGDSVRLEAPAVNKQFAPEEISAQVLRKLVDDASKYLGEKVTQAVITVPAYFNDSQRQATKDAGKIAGIEVLRIINEPTAAALAYGLDSRKNETILVFDLGGGTFDVSILEVGDGVFEVLATSGDTHLGGDDFDKKIVDWLANNFLAKEGIDLRKDKQALQRLTEAAEKAKIELSSVTQTEINLPFITADANGPKHLDEVLTRAKFEELCSDLIDRCRGPVEQALRDAKLDKSKISEVVLVGGSTRIPAIQELVRRMLGKEPNQTVNPDEVVAVGAAIQAGVLAGEVKDILLLDVTPLSLGVETLGGVMTKIIPRNTTIPTKKSEVFSTAVDGQTNVEIHVLQGEREMAADNKSLGTFRLDGIPPAPRGVPQIEVTFDIDANGILSVTAKDKGTGKQQSITITGASTLDKAEVERMVQEAERNAEADRRKREQIETKNQADSLCYQAEKQLKDFADKIDSADKSRIEALVKDLREAMSKDEHDRIKSLSETLKKEVYELSAKMYQQSSADVSGSSSSSSSSSDGDVIDADFTESK, from the coding sequence ATGGCAAAAGTAGTAGGAATCGATCTAGGGACAACCAACTCAGTAGTCGCGGTCATGGAAGGGGGAAAGCCCACCGTAATTGCTAATGCAGAGGGCTTCCGAACTACTCCTTCTGTGGTTGCCTATACTAAAACTGGCGATCGGTTGGTGGGGCAGATCGCTAAGCGCCAAGCAGTGATTAACCCTGACAATACTTTTTACTCCGTGAAGCGCTTTATTGGTAGAAGGTATGATGAGGTCACCAATGAGGCTAAGCAGGTACCCTACAAGGTGGTCAGGGTGGGAGATAGTGTGCGCCTAGAAGCCCCCGCTGTCAATAAGCAGTTTGCTCCCGAAGAGATTTCCGCTCAAGTTTTGCGTAAGCTAGTCGATGATGCCAGTAAGTATTTAGGGGAAAAGGTCACCCAAGCGGTCATTACAGTACCTGCCTATTTCAACGACTCCCAAAGGCAAGCTACCAAGGACGCAGGCAAAATTGCCGGAATAGAGGTGCTGCGGATTATCAATGAACCGACTGCTGCTGCCCTCGCCTATGGGTTAGACAGCCGCAAAAATGAAACAATCCTGGTGTTTGACCTCGGTGGCGGTACGTTTGACGTGTCCATCCTGGAAGTGGGGGATGGGGTGTTTGAGGTGTTGGCTACTAGCGGGGACACCCACCTAGGGGGCGATGACTTTGACAAAAAGATTGTGGACTGGCTGGCTAACAACTTCCTGGCTAAAGAAGGTATTGACCTGCGCAAGGACAAACAAGCCCTGCAACGCCTGACTGAGGCAGCGGAAAAAGCCAAAATTGAACTCTCCAGTGTCACCCAGACGGAAATCAACTTGCCCTTTATTACTGCTGATGCCAACGGACCTAAGCACCTAGATGAAGTCCTGACCCGTGCTAAGTTTGAAGAATTGTGCTCAGATTTAATCGATCGTTGTCGTGGTCCTGTAGAGCAAGCCCTCAGGGATGCCAAGTTAGACAAGTCCAAGATCAGCGAAGTGGTATTGGTAGGTGGTTCGACGCGAATTCCTGCTATTCAAGAGCTAGTACGGCGGATGCTGGGCAAAGAGCCTAACCAAACTGTTAACCCCGACGAAGTGGTGGCAGTGGGGGCGGCTATCCAGGCAGGTGTACTAGCAGGGGAAGTAAAGGACATCCTCCTGTTGGACGTAACACCTCTATCCCTGGGTGTAGAAACCCTCGGTGGGGTGATGACCAAGATCATTCCCCGCAACACCACTATCCCCACCAAGAAGTCGGAGGTGTTCTCTACGGCAGTGGACGGTCAAACTAATGTGGAAATCCATGTCCTGCAAGGGGAGCGGGAGATGGCAGCAGACAACAAGAGCCTTGGTACCTTCCGCTTAGATGGAATTCCCCCTGCCCCCCGCGGTGTGCCCCAAATTGAGGTGACCTTTGACATTGATGCTAACGGTATTCTCTCGGTAACAGCAAAGGACAAGGGGACAGGGAAACAACAGTCGATTACCATCACAGGTGCTTCTACCCTGGACAAAGCGGAGGTGGAAAGAATGGTACAAGAGGCAGAACGCAATGCTGAAGCCGATCGGCGCAAGCGGGAGCAGATCGAAACCAAGAACCAAGCTGATTCCCTCTGCTATCAAGCGGAAAAACAGCTTAAAGACTTCGCCGATAAGATCGACAGCGCCGATAAAAGTCGCATTGAAGCCCTTGTCAAAGACCTGCGGGAAGCTATGAGCAAGGACGAACACGATCGGATCAAGTCTCTTAGCGAAACCCTGAAGAAGGAAGTGTACGAACTCAGTGCCAAGATGTACCAGCAATCCAGTGCCGATGTGTCGGGGTCTAGCTCTAGCAGCAGCTCCAGCAGTGACGGGGATGTGATCGACGCTGATTTCACTGAGTCCAAATAG
- the ligA gene encoding NAD-dependent DNA ligase LigA, translating to MSQRLEELRRLLNQASYAYYVLDRPIMSDEVYDRLYRELVELEAEYPELITPDSPTQRVGEHPATDGSGANRPKFVSVRHRLPLYSLDNAFTWEEMVAWQERCRRLTQAELTYICELKIDGAALALTYENGVLVRGATRGDGMVGEDITPNVKTIRSIPLRLLGTAPSVLEVRGEAFLSLENFHRLNTERQQAGEPLFANPRNATAGTLRQLDAKIVAQRRLDFFAYQAFGYPDTIKTQAEVLEYLHSQGFKVIPYREICPSLEAVRAYYDRFSTQRHDLPFQTDGVVVKIQDLAVQQELGYTQKFPRWAIAWKYPAQEVPTIVNAITIQIGRTGAATPVAELQPVQLAGTTVTRASLHNRERLEELDLHVGDTVIVRKAGEIIPEVVQVIRELRPPGAQKFVFPHRCPECATELEKSSTEAITRCPNPQCPAVIRGAIAHWVSRDALDIPGIGEKLIAQLVGKNLVRSVADLYRLSLAELVKLDRLGEKSASKILAALEKSKRQPWGKVLYGLGIRHVGSVTAQLIAQHFTADRLAQARVEELTQLHGIGTEIAQAVVEWWQDPHNRALMAELQGMGFNLGSVPGERLEQQSLAGKTFVITGTLPQLSRAEAKAKIESLGGKVTDSVSKNTSYVVVGENPGSKLEKAQKLGIPLLNPDQLLELLRNV from the coding sequence ATGTCCCAGCGCCTGGAGGAACTGCGGCGGCTCCTCAATCAAGCTAGCTATGCCTACTATGTCCTCGATCGTCCCATCATGTCCGATGAGGTTTACGATCGTTTGTATCGGGAACTAGTAGAGTTAGAAGCAGAATATCCAGAACTGATCACCCCCGACAGCCCCACCCAGAGGGTAGGAGAACATCCGGCTACCGACGGCTCGGGAGCTAACCGACCGAAATTTGTCTCTGTTCGTCATCGCCTACCCCTCTACAGTTTAGACAATGCCTTTACCTGGGAAGAGATGGTGGCATGGCAAGAACGGTGCCGCAGGCTGACCCAGGCGGAATTGACCTACATCTGTGAATTGAAGATTGATGGGGCAGCTCTGGCTCTGACCTATGAAAACGGTGTACTGGTGAGAGGGGCAACCAGAGGCGATGGGATGGTAGGGGAAGACATCACGCCCAACGTGAAAACAATCCGATCGATTCCCCTCCGTCTGTTGGGAACTGCCCCCTCGGTTTTGGAAGTACGAGGCGAGGCGTTTTTATCTCTAGAGAACTTCCACCGTCTCAACACAGAACGGCAACAGGCAGGGGAACCACTATTTGCCAACCCCCGCAATGCTACCGCCGGGACTCTGCGCCAACTGGATGCCAAAATTGTTGCCCAACGTCGCCTAGATTTTTTTGCCTATCAAGCCTTCGGTTACCCTGATACCATTAAAACCCAAGCAGAAGTCCTAGAATACCTCCACAGCCAGGGTTTTAAGGTGATTCCCTATCGGGAGATATGCCCCAGCCTAGAGGCAGTGAGAGCATATTACGATCGGTTTAGCACCCAGCGCCATGACCTGCCCTTTCAAACGGATGGAGTAGTAGTAAAAATCCAAGACTTGGCAGTGCAGCAGGAGTTAGGGTATACACAAAAATTTCCCCGCTGGGCAATCGCCTGGAAATACCCCGCCCAGGAGGTACCCACCATTGTCAATGCTATCACCATTCAAATCGGCAGGACAGGAGCTGCGACCCCTGTTGCCGAATTACAACCCGTGCAGTTGGCAGGTACAACCGTGACGAGGGCTAGTCTGCACAATCGGGAGCGCTTAGAGGAATTGGACTTGCATGTGGGCGATACTGTCATTGTCCGCAAAGCGGGGGAAATTATCCCTGAGGTGGTGCAGGTAATTAGGGAACTCCGCCCGCCAGGGGCACAAAAATTTGTTTTTCCCCATCGCTGTCCTGAATGCGCCACGGAACTGGAAAAATCCTCCACGGAAGCCATCACCCGTTGTCCTAACCCCCAGTGTCCAGCGGTGATTAGGGGCGCCATCGCACATTGGGTCAGCCGCGATGCCCTTGATATTCCTGGTATTGGCGAAAAATTAATTGCCCAACTGGTGGGAAAAAACCTTGTCCGATCGGTTGCCGATCTCTACCGTCTCTCCTTGGCGGAACTAGTCAAACTCGATCGTCTGGGGGAAAAGTCTGCCAGTAAGATTCTGGCTGCCCTGGAAAAATCGAAACGACAGCCCTGGGGCAAAGTCCTCTACGGTTTAGGAATTCGTCATGTGGGCAGTGTGACAGCCCAGTTAATCGCCCAGCATTTTACTGCCGATCGTCTTGCCCAAGCTAGGGTAGAAGAGCTGACCCAATTACATGGTATCGGTACAGAAATTGCCCAGGCAGTGGTGGAGTGGTGGCAAGACCCCCACAATCGGGCGCTGATGGCTGAACTGCAGGGGATGGGGTTTAACTTAGGCAGTGTTCCTGGGGAAAGGTTGGAGCAACAATCCCTAGCAGGTAAAACCTTTGTCATTACAGGTACATTACCCCAGCTGAGCCGAGCAGAAGCCAAAGCCAAAATCGAGAGCCTAGGGGGAAAAGTCACCGACAGTGTTAGTAAAAACACCAGCTATGTCGTAGTGGGGGAAAATCCTGGCTCTAAGTTGGAAAAAGCCCAAAAATTGGGCATTCCTCTCCTCAACCCCGACCAATTGCTAGAATTGTTGCGTAATGTGTAG
- a CDS encoding DUF3285 domain-containing protein gives MSTPSDSFLKLAMRNMVAKSGTSLKHFFLTTIGVVTVLLGLAILFH, from the coding sequence ATGTCAACCCCATCGGATAGCTTTCTCAAATTAGCCATGCGCAACATGGTTGCCAAAAGTGGCACCTCCCTTAAACATTTCTTCCTCACCACGATCGGCGTAGTAACAGTACTCTTAGGCTTGGCGATTTTATTCCACTGA
- the ybeY gene encoding rRNA maturation RNase YbeY — translation MTVYVETLVPLPEPIPEERWQIWLERWGEVMGINDRDWELTIRLTDDGEIQALNRQYRGQDCPTDVLSFPVEPLPVVVEPRYLGDIVISVPTAQRQAQNRSLLWEIVWLASHGFLHLLGWDHPDEESLEKMWAQQETLMQAIALYG, via the coding sequence ATGACTGTGTATGTGGAAACCCTAGTGCCTCTTCCTGAGCCTATACCAGAAGAGAGATGGCAGATTTGGTTAGAGCGGTGGGGGGAAGTGATGGGCATCAACGATCGGGATTGGGAGCTAACCATTCGTCTCACCGATGACGGGGAAATACAAGCACTGAATCGGCAATACCGTGGTCAAGACTGCCCCACTGATGTATTATCCTTCCCAGTAGAGCCATTGCCTGTAGTCGTGGAACCCCGTTACCTTGGTGATATTGTCATCTCTGTCCCCACAGCCCAACGGCAAGCTCAAAACCGCTCTTTACTCTGGGAAATCGTTTGGTTAGCAAGTCATGGCTTTTTGCATCTACTGGGCTGGGACCACCCTGACGAAGAGAGCCTAGAAAAGATGTGGGCACAACAGGAAACCCTCATGCAAGCTATAGCGCTGTATGGATAA
- a CDS encoding diacylglycerol kinase family protein, with protein sequence MDKPLERPPSLTVAENVWASFRFAWAGICYTFRTQRNFRIQTAIAIVALCLSLYLHLSALKFLCVCLTIVAVLALELLNTAIEAVVDLTIGKTFHPLAKTAKDCSAGAVLVAAVGSVIVAVVLFLPALAAHLGFTP encoded by the coding sequence ATGGATAAACCTTTAGAGCGTCCCCCTTCCCTCACGGTGGCGGAGAATGTCTGGGCGAGTTTTCGGTTTGCTTGGGCGGGTATCTGTTACACTTTCCGTACCCAGCGCAACTTCCGCATCCAAACCGCTATCGCCATTGTTGCTCTCTGCCTTTCCCTCTATCTCCATCTGTCAGCCCTGAAGTTTTTGTGCGTTTGCCTGACGATCGTGGCGGTCCTTGCCCTCGAACTCCTCAATACAGCAATTGAAGCAGTAGTGGACTTGACGATTGGCAAAACTTTCCATCCCCTCGCCAAAACTGCCAAAGACTGTAGTGCGGGCGCTGTGTTGGTAGCGGCTGTTGGTTCCGTAATTGTAGCTGTGGTTCTATTTCTGCCCGCCTTGGCGGCACACCTGGGCTTTACGCCTTGA